The stretch of DNA atatataaaccaaacaaacaCTGGGAAAAGCAATATTCAAGAATCAATAACCATAATGGGAGGGGGATTTTCTACATGTCTTCCCCACATTTTCAGAATCCAAGATGATTATTTACCTAACAAGTTCAAAGCTCTCAATATATGCACTTGtgggaagaaaatcaaaagatgCATCAATAAGATACATTTTACTAGATTTCTAGCAATTTCACAGATCAATaaaaacaacaaacaaaagacaGCAATTCTATTACCTCACAAAGTGTTCAGAAACAGCTCCAGCCCCTAGGCGGCCCAAAAAATTACAAAAGCTGAACAAACTTAACAACATAGTTGCATCACTGACACCAAGCGAAACCCCAATTTGTGCCAAATTATTAAGGACCGTTACTCCCGAACCAACTccaacaaagtaaacaaaccATAGAAGCCAGAAGTCTGCCTTTACCACAGCTTCACGAAATTTGAAGTCTTCTCCTCTTCTCggtcttcttttcttctttactGCTCCCTCACCCACAGCAAGAAGTAAATCTATTTCTGAAACATCTTCAGACTCGTAAAAACTTCCAAGATACGTTGCCGACGATGATGGGGTCAACAAAGGATCCGCCGGATTTAAATCAGTATCTCCAGAGACTATATCCGCTGGCTGGGGAGGTTtcttattatttgcaggaaacAGGGTCATTTTTAGAGGAATCGCCAAAGGAGCCATCAATAGTATAATCATTATAGCCAGAATTATATAGGAGATGACGTTTCCAAGGAACAAGAGGTTTTTTAAAATTGTCGTCGTGAGAAGATAAATGGCAAGTGAGATACTAGCTCCTTGGGTGAAAAGAAAATGGGCATGCTCATACGAGTCTTCTCCAGAAGCTGGAGTACAAGGGCGAATAAAGTACATCATTGCCAAACCTGTAGTGGGGATGCCTAGTGTTAAGAGTAGCAGCAAATTTGAATCTGACCCATTAAGGACCATAGTGTACACCTCTGTGAAAACTGCAGCACTTAAACCACCATAGCCTTTGAGTACACCCGCAACGGTACCCCTACTGAGAGGAAAGTTCCTCATGTTGGTAACAAGAACAGGTGTGGCCAGCCATGCGCTACTGTTGGCTCCAATGCATAGGGCCAACCACAACTATTATGGTTATAAAATGGTCAGGATCCATGAAATGAATGAAATGACCGATTGAAGAACAAAGTATCAAAATTTTTGAACATATTTTGGAGAAAAAAATCACTTATAATAGGTAACCAAGTTGACCAACCCGGGACAACTATTGATTTATGGATGACGTGTTTGTTTTCACCTTTATTCAGCCAAAGGGATAAGTAGAGATCATATATTGTGATTGAACTATGCTTATTAAACTTTTCTTTGCAGGGACTCTCATTGCCAAACATGGTTCCTTCCAGCAAGAGGAGAGGAGGGAGGGGTTGTCTTAGTCTAGGGATACAGAGATCTTCGGTTCAAGTGCTACATATCATTTACTAGTTTTGCTTCCAAGAATTTCTCCAACTACTACTATGGTTGGATTTAGCAAGCCTTTTTCTGACAAGTAGATCTATTTTTAGCCTTCACAAAACATGAATTCACTCTATCTTAGACATACTTGTCTGAGTAGGGCTGACGTGGGGAAGACATACAGCCCCTCAAAGcacataattttgaaatttcaagtGTAAATGAATAAACGCCGAAGGTTAAATCATTCGAAAGTCTTTAAAAATTACCGACACATAAGCACACATTTAAAATCacgcaaaaaataaaaatccatatttcaACAGTTCCCAGCCAAGAGAGCCAATCGAACAAAAGCACACAAATCATGTTCAGAAATACTCTCAGTAACCTTAAAGCCGAAACTTTATAAAGATCCAAGTTTTGAGATGAAAATTAAACAAGTTAAAGTTACCAAGCAACAACCACCAATCGAACACAAGCACACAAATCATGCCAAATTACAAATCCCAGTAACTCTTGAAAACTAAAACTTCAAAAAGATCCAATCACAGAGACAAGAGCCAACGAACTTACCACCCAATAAGGCACCGACTGAACAGTCTGACTTACAGCAAGCCAAAGAACACCATAACCCAAGAAAGCAGCGAAGACACCGACAAGAAGAACAGCCCAAGGAGGCAACTTATTGCAAACCATTCCTGCAAGAATCCCCACATTTTCCCCAATATCATTGGCCACCCCAAGGATGGTTAGCTGGTGCTGATTGAAACCCAGAACCGATTTCAGTGAAGGAGAGTACAAAGGAAAAGTGTATGCATTTCCCGCGGCTATTTGGACCCAAACCGCGGCACCCAAACCAACCCATGGTGGTCTTGTGCCTTGCTTCAACCCTACCATTAttttttttcagattttttgGGAGATGGAAAAGATTTTGTAGAATCTTGGACCGACGTTTCAAAAGTTCGGCGGAAAAAGTGGACGAACGCAAACTTTGAAAAGCGTGACGGTGAGTGTTTGAGTTGAGGAGAGTCTATTAATTGACATGTGTCcctttttatttattatctGTTTTTATCTGCTACCAgtcaattttttaaaactcataaaactatattatattttaaattaaaatattatttttattttaaaaatagatcCGATTACTTCTTACAAGAAATCTACCATCTTCCTTATTAGttgttcttttttctttttccacgCATGAAGGGAAGATTtgtttgttcttattttctcctttttgttatatacttatttttttatttgttcttTCTTCTAATCGGTTATTctataaaattgatttttttccaACCCTTCTTTAATCATTAACATTTACgcatattaataaaattttaaatggtaaaacaaaaataaaaactcGAAAATACATGAAATTTTACTTAAATATCATATTGATATATTATTGATGGGCagaaacttgtgtgagacgttctcacatatcgtatcttgtgagacgtatgtcttatttggatcatccataaaaaattattactttttatactaagagtattactttttattgtaaatatcgataaggttgatccgtctcatagataaagatttgtgatatcgtctcacaaaagacctactcttattG from Primulina tabacum isolate GXHZ01 chromosome 3, ASM2559414v2, whole genome shotgun sequence encodes:
- the LOC142540997 gene encoding protein NUCLEAR FUSION DEFECTIVE 4 gives rise to the protein MVGLKQGTRPPWVGLGAAVWVQIAAGNAYTFPLYSPSLKSVLGFNQHQLTILGVANDIGENVGILAGMVCNKLPPWAVLLVGVFAAFLGYGVLWLAVSQTVQSVPYWVLWLALCIGANSSAWLATPVLVTNMRNFPLSRGTVAGVLKGYGGLSAAVFTEVYTMVLNGSDSNLLLLLTLGIPTTGLAMMYFIRPCTPASGEDSYEHAHFLFTQGASISLAIYLLTTTILKNLLFLGNVISYIILAIMIILLMAPLAIPLKMTLFPANNKKPPQPADIVSGDTDLNPADPLLTPSSSATYLGSFYESEDVSEIDLLLAVGEGAVKKKRRPRRGEDFKFREAVVKADFWLLWFVYFVGVGSGVTVLNNLAQIGVSLGVSDATMLLSLFSFCNFLGRLGAGAVSEHFVRSKTIPRTFWMTITQFIMILTFLLYASALNGTLYSGTALLGICFGVQFGVMIPTASELFGLRHFGIIFNFMQLGNPAGAYLFSGLLAGHIYDAEAAKQQSSSCIGPHCFRITFLVLAGLCGLGTILSIILTLRIRPVYQMLYAGGSFRLPQSSGH